One Megasphaera elsdenii DSM 20460 genomic window carries:
- a CDS encoding xanthine phosphoribosyltransferase yields the protein MEELKQRILQDGLVIDNRILKIDNFLNQQIDTALINHVGQEFARRFKDVHIDRIVTIESSGIAVAYAASLALNNLPIVFARKKKSLLTKGEQYTAKIYSYTKEEEYTATISKAYLHAGESVLIIDDFLASGAAAVGLTDIVAQAGCTVAGIGIVVEKTFQSGRKTLEDAGFRVESLARIARFENNKPVFVE from the coding sequence ATGGAAGAATTGAAACAGCGAATTTTACAGGATGGCCTGGTCATCGACAACCGAATTTTAAAGATTGATAACTTTTTGAACCAGCAAATCGATACGGCCCTCATCAATCACGTCGGTCAGGAGTTCGCCCGCCGTTTCAAAGACGTACACATCGACCGCATCGTCACTATCGAATCTTCGGGCATCGCTGTGGCTTATGCCGCTTCCCTGGCCCTGAACAACCTGCCCATCGTCTTTGCCCGCAAGAAAAAATCCCTGCTCACCAAAGGGGAACAGTATACGGCTAAGATTTATTCGTACACCAAAGAAGAAGAATACACGGCTACGATCAGCAAGGCCTATCTCCACGCCGGCGAATCGGTCCTCATCATCGATGATTTCCTGGCCAGCGGCGCAGCGGCTGTCGGCCTGACGGACATCGTCGCTCAAGCCGGTTGTACCGTCGCCGGCATCGGCATCGTCGTCGAAAAGACCTTCCAAAGCGGCCGCAAGACCTTGGAAGACGCCGGCTTCCGCGTCGAATCCCTGGCCCGCATCGCCCGTTTCGAAAATAATAAACCCGTCTTCGTCGAGTAA
- the rpsF gene encoding 30S ribosomal protein S6: MNKYEVMFIAKPLEEAEVDPIVELVSNLLTKNGCTIEKVDRWGKRHLAYPVKKQADGYYVLINFEGEPDVIKEIDRVIKIHDTILKHLIVKIDE; the protein is encoded by the coding sequence GTGAACAAGTACGAAGTCATGTTTATTGCAAAACCGCTCGAAGAAGCTGAAGTAGATCCGATCGTTGAATTGGTATCCAACCTTCTCACCAAGAACGGCTGCACTATCGAAAAAGTAGATCGCTGGGGTAAACGTCATCTCGCATACCCTGTTAAAAAACAGGCTGATGGCTACTACGTTTTGATCAACTTTGAAGGCGAACCTGACGTCATCAAAGAAATCGACCGTGTCATCAAGATCCACGATACTATTCTGAAACACTTGATCGTCAAGATCGACGAATAA
- the pepD gene encoding beta-Ala-His dipeptidase codes for MNDQEIIEGVIHEFAGLAKHPRPSHHEKGVSDYIVSRLHELGVTDVTQDEVYNVIANVPASKGCENWPLTVLQGHMDMVCVAKPGVDFDPLTSEIKLVREGNILHADGTSLGADDGIAVALSLYLIQQDIQHGPLRLIFTVDEETGMTGATHLDPKYVQDVQYIINCDSEYMDVLCVGSAGSVHTHFSRPLHWQAAKGKQAFTITAKDFAGGHSGETINDGKSNAIKALSLALRRVAQAGVSYVLASISGGVAANAIPSEASAVIVVDDVNAGETIKQVVGEEQAEIAEVYGEVEKNAHFLVESTDVPAQTFSADDTKNLVSLLNILHCGVFAMNQMLPKLPDLSANIGTIRTEDDHVAIQYFPRASADARLRELMTTLPVYAELTGCDIELASPEPAWTENPHSKLVPLVADVYKEEAGKEARIEAMHGGLETGYFFAMNPKLDIISVGPTTHDIHSADESVELDTVALLTRIVAKTLGKLNN; via the coding sequence ATGAACGATCAAGAAATCATTGAAGGAGTCATCCATGAATTTGCAGGACTGGCCAAGCACCCGCGTCCGTCCCACCACGAAAAAGGCGTTAGCGACTACATCGTCAGCCGCCTCCATGAATTGGGCGTAACCGATGTTACACAGGACGAAGTATATAACGTCATCGCCAATGTCCCCGCCAGCAAGGGCTGCGAAAACTGGCCGCTTACGGTCCTCCAGGGCCATATGGATATGGTCTGCGTCGCCAAACCCGGCGTCGACTTCGACCCCTTGACCAGTGAAATCAAACTGGTCCGTGAAGGCAATATCCTCCATGCCGATGGGACCAGCCTCGGTGCCGATGACGGCATTGCTGTCGCTTTGTCGCTGTACCTCATCCAGCAGGATATCCAGCATGGCCCGCTGCGTCTCATCTTCACCGTCGATGAAGAAACGGGCATGACCGGGGCCACTCACTTGGACCCGAAATACGTCCAGGATGTACAGTACATCATCAACTGCGACTCGGAATATATGGATGTCCTCTGCGTCGGTTCGGCCGGCAGCGTCCATACGCATTTCAGCCGTCCTCTCCATTGGCAGGCTGCCAAAGGTAAACAGGCGTTTACTATTACGGCGAAAGACTTTGCCGGCGGCCATTCCGGGGAAACCATCAATGACGGCAAGAGCAACGCCATCAAAGCTCTGAGCCTGGCTCTCCGCCGCGTCGCTCAGGCCGGCGTATCCTATGTCCTGGCCTCCATCAGCGGCGGCGTCGCAGCCAATGCCATTCCGTCGGAAGCATCGGCTGTCATCGTTGTCGACGATGTAAACGCCGGCGAAACGATTAAACAGGTTGTCGGTGAAGAACAGGCTGAAATCGCCGAAGTGTACGGCGAAGTCGAAAAGAACGCCCATTTCCTCGTCGAAAGCACCGACGTACCGGCTCAGACCTTCTCGGCTGACGATACAAAGAACCTGGTCAGCCTGCTGAACATCCTTCATTGCGGCGTCTTCGCCATGAACCAGATGCTGCCGAAACTGCCGGATTTGTCGGCCAATATCGGCACCATCCGTACGGAAGACGACCATGTCGCTATTCAGTACTTCCCCCGTGCTTCGGCCGATGCCCGCCTGCGTGAACTGATGACAACCCTGCCCGTTTACGCTGAGTTGACAGGCTGTGACATCGAACTGGCTTCGCCGGAACCGGCATGGACAGAAAATCCGCATAGCAAACTCGTTCCCCTCGTTGCCGACGTTTACAAAGAAGAAGCCGGCAAAGAAGCCCGCATCGAAGCCATGCACGGCGGCCTGGAAACGGGGTACTTCTTCGCTATGAATCCGAAACTGGATATCATCTCCGTAGGGCCGACGACACACGACATCCACAGCGCCGACGAATCGGTCGAACTCGATACGGTAGCTCTCCTGACCCGCATCGTCGCCAAGACCTTGGGGAAATTAAATAATTAG
- a CDS encoding FprA family A-type flavoprotein, which yields MKYSLNPHIFVFGKTINKPKISISFLSYLLRGKQNILIDTVPDRAAEAYIQDIESVLPVSQIDALILNHSEEDHSGALQAVLDRHPNLPVYCTPATKERLQEKYPSADFRVVQHGESLTLGDYTFQFIHTPGLHWPDNMVTWLASEGILFSNDLFGQYLAEETPVDEGYTKEAILKGAEPYFEKVFAPASTEDKAIIADIAAMPIQTVATGHGLILQNQWPAVREFYVSKVLK from the coding sequence ATGAAATACTCGTTGAATCCACACATCTTTGTCTTTGGCAAGACCATCAACAAGCCGAAGATTTCTATTTCTTTCTTATCTTACCTGCTTCGGGGCAAACAGAATATCCTCATCGATACGGTTCCCGACAGAGCCGCCGAAGCCTATATCCAGGATATCGAAAGCGTCCTGCCTGTCAGCCAGATCGATGCCCTGATCCTCAACCACTCTGAAGAAGATCACAGCGGCGCCCTGCAGGCCGTCTTGGACCGTCACCCCAACCTGCCCGTATACTGCACGCCGGCTACGAAAGAACGCCTCCAGGAAAAATATCCGTCAGCTGATTTCCGCGTCGTCCAGCACGGTGAAAGCCTGACCTTAGGCGACTATACGTTCCAGTTCATCCACACGCCGGGCCTCCACTGGCCGGACAATATGGTCACCTGGCTGGCTTCAGAAGGCATCCTCTTCTCGAACGACCTCTTCGGCCAGTATTTGGCAGAAGAAACGCCTGTCGACGAAGGCTATACGAAAGAAGCCATTCTCAAAGGAGCAGAACCGTATTTTGAAAAGGTTTTTGCACCGGCTTCGACTGAAGATAAGGCCATCATCGCCGATATCGCCGCCATGCCGATCCAGACAGTCGCAACCGGCCATGGTCTCATCTTGCAGAACCAATGGCCGGCTGTCCGTGAATTTTATGTTTCAAAGGTGCTCAAATAA
- the rpsR gene encoding 30S ribosomal protein S18 translates to MRRDRSRKPRRKVCSFCVDHAEQIDYKDVAKLRRFTTERGKILPRRISGVCAKHQRKLTVAIKRARAIALLPYTAE, encoded by the coding sequence ATGAGAAGAGATCGCTCGAGAAAACCGAGAAGAAAAGTATGCAGCTTCTGCGTAGATCATGCTGAACAGATCGATTACAAAGACGTTGCAAAACTTCGCCGTTTCACAACAGAACGCGGTAAAATCTTGCCGCGCCGCATTTCCGGCGTTTGCGCTAAACATCAGCGTAAACTGACTGTTGCCATCAAACGCGCACGTGCTATCGCACTCTTGCCGTATACGGCTGAATAA
- a CDS encoding amidohydrolase family protein, whose translation MFLKGNFLYTPSRTELTIRENQYAHIENGIVTGFTTSLPESAGAEKVIDYGQDIIIPAFVDLHIHAPQYINRGLGFDEELLPWLEHYTFPAEGKFADPVFARRVYTAFLERLKAEGTLCFSAFATIHKEATWQLMELAETMGFKAYIGKVNMDRNAPDYLLEDTDQSLADTEELTVRCQEELHRVRFIATPRFVPSTTEKLMTGLGRLCEKYDLPVQSHLSENRNEVAWVKELHPDLPSYTDVYDAFGLLRQDKTIMAHAIYLSDKEKSLLGNKGVYLAHCAQSNANLTSGIMPLRRNLEQGLTCTIASDVAAGHTPAMNKQIALTIEISKLHALQHDTEKALTIGEGLYLATKGPGRFYGRTGSFETGYAFDALVIHMDDMEGLERTPFEKLQQFIYDGDDRNIIARYVDGELVVRG comes from the coding sequence ATGTTCCTTAAAGGAAATTTTCTCTATACGCCGTCGCGGACGGAATTGACGATCCGCGAAAATCAATATGCCCATATCGAAAACGGCATCGTAACGGGCTTCACGACGTCCCTGCCCGAATCGGCGGGGGCGGAAAAAGTCATTGACTACGGCCAGGACATCATCATCCCGGCCTTTGTCGACTTGCACATCCATGCCCCGCAGTATATCAACCGCGGCCTCGGCTTCGATGAAGAACTCCTGCCCTGGCTGGAGCACTACACCTTCCCGGCTGAAGGGAAATTTGCCGACCCTGTCTTTGCCCGCCGCGTTTACACAGCGTTCCTGGAACGGCTCAAAGCCGAAGGGACCTTGTGTTTCTCTGCCTTTGCGACCATCCATAAAGAGGCGACATGGCAGCTCATGGAACTGGCAGAAACCATGGGCTTCAAGGCCTATATCGGCAAAGTAAACATGGACCGCAATGCACCGGATTATCTTTTAGAAGATACAGACCAGTCCCTGGCCGACACGGAAGAATTGACCGTCCGCTGCCAGGAGGAACTGCACCGCGTCCGCTTCATCGCCACGCCGCGCTTCGTCCCGTCGACAACGGAAAAACTGATGACCGGCCTTGGGCGTCTCTGTGAAAAGTACGACTTGCCCGTCCAGTCCCATCTGTCGGAAAATCGGAATGAAGTCGCCTGGGTCAAAGAACTCCATCCGGACCTGCCGTCGTATACTGACGTTTACGACGCTTTCGGCCTCTTGCGGCAAGATAAGACGATCATGGCCCATGCCATCTATCTGTCTGACAAAGAAAAAAGTTTACTTGGCAATAAAGGCGTTTACTTGGCCCATTGCGCTCAGTCCAATGCTAACCTGACCAGCGGCATCATGCCTTTGCGGCGCAACCTGGAACAAGGCTTGACCTGCACCATTGCCAGCGACGTCGCCGCCGGCCATACACCGGCCATGAACAAACAGATTGCCCTGACCATCGAAATATCGAAGCTCCATGCCCTGCAGCACGATACAGAAAAAGCCCTCACCATCGGTGAAGGCCTGTACTTGGCCACCAAAGGACCGGGCCGCTTCTACGGCCGGACAGGCAGCTTTGAAACGGGCTATGCCTTTGACGCCTTGGTCATCCACATGGACGACATGGAAGGCCTGGAACGGACGCCCTTCGAAAAGCTCCAGCAATTCATCTACGACGGCGACGACCGCAACATCATCGCCCGCTATGTAGATGGGGAGTTAGTGGTTCGTGGTTAG
- a CDS encoding single-stranded DNA-binding protein, which produces MNSVQLLGNLARDPEIRFTKTGRAVAMFTVACTRSYIPAGSSEPRELTDFIPCVAWGNLAENCGNNLSKGSRVFVQGRISVRSYETQDGQKRYRTEVVCDFVAQTMGSEHQQAAPAPRASAPQPKPAAPGTGFDSMGSSTDEEIPF; this is translated from the coding sequence ATGAATTCAGTCCAATTATTAGGGAATTTGGCTCGTGACCCGGAAATCCGTTTTACGAAGACCGGACGGGCAGTCGCTATGTTTACCGTCGCCTGCACGCGGTCGTATATTCCGGCCGGCAGTTCAGAACCGCGGGAGTTAACTGATTTTATTCCTTGTGTTGCTTGGGGTAATTTGGCGGAAAACTGTGGCAATAACTTGTCCAAAGGCAGCCGTGTATTCGTCCAGGGCCGTATCTCCGTTCGTTCTTATGAAACGCAGGATGGCCAGAAACGCTACCGCACGGAAGTTGTATGCGACTTCGTTGCCCAGACAATGGGATCAGAACACCAGCAGGCTGCTCCGGCACCGCGTGCTAGTGCGCCGCAGCCGAAACCGGCTGCACCGGGAACCGGCTTTGACAGCATGGGTTCCAGCACAGACGAAGAAATCCCATTCTAA
- a CDS encoding diacylglycerol/lipid kinase family protein, whose amino-acid sequence MKRCMLIVNPTAGRERAKYHKDNLRRQLETMFDEVELRETQKAGDATEWAKEAALTGFDSVFSMGGDGTLNETINGLAQAQDHSTIHFGFIPLGTINDLARALNIPLHPEAAIAMLQHCKTVKVDIAKANDRYFVNTIAAGIMPDAVGHVSIEQKTRLGPLAYFLTGIKAMQAHQTSLFKITTAQGSTVHRSPLIVAMLTSSVGSFRNLAPQARVDDGKIWLGIFKDFNYLDLIKVIPEFLAGQPLTSELMTLKTMDQVRIELLDNSHLSTNMDGDEGPDFPLEIKVLPSFLSVYVPA is encoded by the coding sequence TTGAAACGGTGTATGTTAATCGTCAACCCTACAGCAGGGCGTGAACGGGCGAAATATCACAAGGATAATTTAAGGCGACAGCTGGAAACGATGTTCGATGAAGTCGAATTGCGGGAAACGCAGAAAGCCGGCGATGCGACGGAATGGGCCAAAGAAGCCGCCCTGACTGGTTTTGACTCGGTATTTTCCATGGGCGGTGACGGGACGCTGAATGAAACAATCAACGGCCTGGCTCAGGCCCAGGACCACAGCACGATCCATTTCGGCTTCATCCCCTTGGGTACAATCAACGACCTGGCCCGGGCCTTGAACATCCCCCTTCATCCAGAAGCAGCCATCGCCATGCTACAGCATTGCAAGACCGTCAAAGTCGACATTGCCAAGGCCAATGACCGCTACTTCGTAAACACCATTGCTGCCGGTATCATGCCCGATGCCGTCGGCCACGTATCGATTGAACAGAAGACACGTCTCGGTCCGCTGGCTTATTTCCTGACCGGCATCAAGGCCATGCAGGCCCACCAGACATCGTTATTCAAGATTACGACGGCCCAAGGATCGACGGTCCACCGCTCCCCCCTCATCGTCGCCATGCTGACCAGTTCCGTCGGCAGTTTCCGCAACCTGGCCCCGCAGGCCCGCGTCGACGATGGAAAGATATGGCTGGGCATCTTCAAGGATTTCAACTACCTGGACCTCATCAAGGTCATCCCGGAATTTTTAGCCGGCCAGCCCCTGACGTCTGAATTGATGACCTTAAAGACCATGGACCAGGTCCGCATCGAACTGTTGGATAACAGCCATCTTTCCACCAATATGGATGGTGACGAAGGACCGGACTTCCCCTTGGAAATCAAAGTACTGCCCTCATTCCTATCCGTTTACGTACCTGCGTAA
- a CDS encoding phosphoribosylformylglycinamidine synthase, with the protein MQSIRRLYVAKKGVFADEAKRLLTDLQENLLIKGLTDIHIFHRYDVSGLDDAAFEAAKNMIFSEPPVDAVYDELPAGKDDTVLAVEYLPGQYDQRADSAMQCLQMLTMKNDSLVRTAQVLVLSGNLSADDVAAIKHYCINPVEAREASLDPVSTLEMPWEKPADVPVIDGFDAMDDAALKELSAHMGLAMSFDDLKFVQAYFRDEEKRNPTVTEIRVIDTYWSDHCRHTTFMTELTDVSFEDGTFTAPIQRAYESYKTTREKLNRKKPQTLMDMATIAVKELKAAGKLDNLDESEEINACTIIIPVDVDGVEEEWLLLFKNETHNHPTEIEPFGGAATCLGGCIRDPLSGRSYVYQAMRVTGAGDPRQSVKDTLVGKLPQRKLTTGAAKGYSSYGNQIGLATGEVKEYYNPGFIAKRMEIGAVLGAAPRNNVVREEPLPGDIIILLGGKTGRDGCGGATGSSKKHTVESLETCGAEVQKGNALTERKIQRLFRRHEVTVLIKRCNDFGAGGVSVAIGELTDGLDINLDKVPKKYEGLDGTELAISESQERMAVVVAPEHVDEFMKYAAEENLEATIVAVATDTKRLVMHWRDQNVVNITRAFLDTNGVTQHRKAVVVAPEDKDFFKAPEVKDVAKTWLDTMGTLNIASEQGLAERFDSTIGARTVLMPFGGKYQKTPVEGMVAKIPVEHGNTTTASIFTHGYDPDLAIWSPFHGALYAVIQSIAKLVALGGDRKKVYLTMQEFFQSLGTNEKAWGQPVSALLGAFTAQQVMEVAAIGGKDSMSGTFENLTVPPTLVSFAIAPEHTENIISPEFKAADDAVLLFDLPRDGEEMPDFDTFKAHCDFLHQAVLDGKVKAMHAVGQGGIAAAVAQMAFGNGIGFAVDKAFAAQELFNLRYGSILVETDAATAAAWAGRDHVSLVGKTTAAADVTVDGVTISLKDLQNAWEKPLSHVFPIKSESGTGDAELPLFTTYGPRRSEAFGTPRVFIPVCPGTNCEYDSAAAFERAGATTDVMVLRNNTPQDLAESIDEMAKRIAKAQIIMFPGGFSAGDEPEGSGKFIATLFRNPVLSEALETLLYQRDGLALGICNGFQALIKLGLLPYGHVQPLKADSPTLTYNTIGRHLSRMVETKVVSVMSPWFSGCKAGDVHTVAISHGEGRFVATPEQIRELAAKGQIATQYVDLSGKATYDSEYNPNQSVLAVEGITSPDGRVLGKMAHTERFSAEDVFQNIAGNKLQPIFKSGVEYFK; encoded by the coding sequence ATGCAGTCTATCCGACGTTTGTATGTTGCCAAGAAAGGTGTTTTTGCTGATGAAGCAAAACGATTGCTCACTGATTTACAGGAAAACCTGTTGATTAAAGGGTTGACCGATATTCACATTTTCCATCGCTATGACGTATCCGGTCTCGATGATGCGGCTTTTGAAGCGGCTAAAAATATGATTTTCTCTGAACCGCCTGTCGATGCCGTATACGATGAATTACCGGCTGGCAAGGACGATACGGTCCTGGCCGTTGAATATCTGCCTGGCCAGTATGATCAGCGCGCCGATTCGGCTATGCAGTGCCTGCAGATGCTGACCATGAAGAACGACAGCCTCGTCCGCACGGCACAGGTCCTCGTCCTGTCGGGCAACTTATCCGCTGATGACGTCGCTGCAATCAAACATTATTGCATCAACCCCGTCGAAGCCCGCGAAGCTTCGCTGGATCCCGTTTCGACTCTGGAAATGCCTTGGGAAAAACCGGCTGACGTTCCCGTCATCGACGGTTTTGACGCCATGGACGACGCTGCTCTGAAAGAATTGTCGGCGCACATGGGCCTGGCTATGAGCTTCGACGATTTGAAATTCGTCCAGGCCTACTTCCGGGATGAAGAAAAACGAAATCCGACGGTTACAGAAATCCGCGTCATCGATACGTACTGGTCGGACCACTGCCGTCACACGACGTTCATGACCGAACTCACTGATGTTTCCTTTGAAGATGGCACCTTCACGGCGCCTATCCAGCGCGCTTATGAATCGTATAAGACGACCCGGGAAAAATTGAACCGCAAGAAACCGCAGACCCTCATGGATATGGCGACCATTGCCGTCAAAGAACTGAAAGCGGCCGGCAAGCTCGACAATCTCGACGAATCGGAAGAAATCAACGCCTGCACCATCATCATCCCTGTCGATGTCGATGGCGTCGAAGAAGAATGGCTCCTCCTCTTCAAAAATGAAACCCATAACCACCCGACGGAAATCGAACCGTTCGGTGGTGCGGCTACCTGCCTGGGCGGCTGTATCCGCGATCCCTTGAGCGGCCGTTCCTATGTCTATCAGGCTATGCGCGTCACCGGTGCCGGCGACCCGCGCCAGTCGGTCAAAGATACGCTCGTCGGCAAACTGCCTCAGCGCAAACTGACGACAGGCGCTGCCAAGGGCTACAGCTCCTATGGCAACCAGATCGGCCTGGCTACGGGCGAAGTCAAGGAATATTACAACCCCGGCTTCATCGCCAAACGTATGGAAATCGGCGCTGTCCTCGGCGCTGCACCGCGCAATAATGTCGTCCGTGAAGAACCGCTTCCTGGCGATATCATCATCCTCCTCGGCGGCAAGACCGGCCGCGACGGCTGCGGCGGTGCTACGGGTTCGTCCAAGAAGCACACCGTCGAATCCCTGGAAACCTGCGGCGCCGAAGTCCAGAAGGGCAATGCCCTGACGGAACGCAAGATCCAGCGCCTCTTCCGCCGCCATGAAGTTACGGTCCTCATCAAACGCTGCAACGACTTCGGTGCCGGCGGTGTCTCCGTCGCTATCGGTGAATTGACGGACGGCCTGGACATCAATCTCGACAAAGTCCCGAAGAAGTACGAAGGCCTGGACGGTACGGAACTGGCTATTTCCGAATCGCAGGAACGTATGGCCGTCGTCGTCGCTCCGGAACACGTCGATGAATTTATGAAATACGCAGCTGAAGAAAACCTGGAAGCGACGATCGTCGCCGTCGCTACCGATACGAAACGCCTGGTCATGCATTGGCGCGACCAGAACGTCGTCAATATTACCCGCGCTTTCCTCGATACCAACGGCGTCACCCAGCATCGCAAAGCCGTCGTCGTCGCTCCGGAAGATAAAGATTTCTTCAAAGCGCCGGAAGTCAAAGACGTCGCCAAGACCTGGCTCGATACGATGGGTACCTTGAATATCGCCTCGGAACAGGGCCTGGCTGAACGCTTCGACAGCACCATCGGTGCCCGCACGGTCCTCATGCCCTTTGGCGGCAAGTACCAGAAGACACCTGTCGAAGGCATGGTTGCCAAGATTCCCGTGGAACACGGCAACACGACGACAGCCAGCATCTTTACGCACGGCTATGATCCGGACCTGGCTATTTGGAGCCCCTTCCACGGTGCCCTCTATGCCGTCATCCAGTCCATTGCCAAACTCGTTGCCCTCGGCGGCGACCGCAAGAAAGTCTACCTGACCATGCAGGAATTTTTCCAGAGCCTGGGCACGAATGAAAAAGCCTGGGGCCAGCCGGTCAGCGCCCTCCTCGGTGCTTTCACGGCCCAGCAGGTCATGGAAGTCGCTGCTATCGGCGGGAAAGACAGCATGAGCGGTACCTTTGAAAACCTCACCGTTCCGCCGACGCTCGTTTCTTTCGCCATTGCACCGGAACATACGGAAAATATCATCTCGCCGGAATTTAAAGCTGCCGATGACGCAGTCCTCCTCTTCGACCTGCCTCGTGACGGCGAAGAAATGCCGGACTTCGATACCTTCAAAGCCCATTGCGATTTCCTCCATCAGGCTGTCCTCGATGGCAAAGTCAAAGCGATGCATGCTGTCGGTCAGGGCGGTATCGCAGCGGCTGTGGCTCAGATGGCCTTCGGCAATGGCATCGGCTTCGCTGTCGACAAGGCCTTTGCTGCACAGGAACTGTTCAATCTCCGCTATGGTTCGATCCTCGTCGAAACCGACGCCGCTACGGCTGCTGCATGGGCTGGACGGGATCACGTCTCCCTCGTCGGCAAGACGACGGCTGCTGCCGATGTGACTGTCGACGGCGTGACGATTTCCCTGAAAGACCTCCAGAACGCTTGGGAAAAACCGCTCAGCCACGTCTTCCCCATCAAGAGCGAAAGCGGCACAGGCGATGCCGAACTGCCCTTATTCACGACGTATGGTCCGCGCCGCAGCGAAGCTTTCGGTACTCCGCGGGTCTTCATCCCCGTCTGCCCGGGTACGAACTGCGAATACGATTCGGCTGCTGCCTTTGAACGGGCCGGCGCTACGACGGATGTCATGGTACTGCGCAACAACACGCCGCAGGATCTGGCAGAATCCATCGATGAAATGGCCAAACGCATTGCCAAGGCACAGATCATCATGTTCCCCGGCGGTTTCAGTGCCGGTGACGAACCGGAAGGCTCGGGCAAGTTCATTGCCACCTTGTTCCGCAACCCCGTCCTGTCGGAAGCTCTGGAAACGCTGCTCTATCAGCGCGATGGCCTGGCTCTCGGCATCTGCAACGGCTTCCAGGCTCTGATTAAACTGGGCCTCCTGCCGTATGGCCATGTACAGCCTTTGAAGGCTGACAGCCCGACTTTGACGTACAACACCATTGGCCGCCATCTGTCGCGCATGGTCGAAACGAAAGTCGTCTCCGTCATGAGCCCGTGGTTCAGCGGCTGCAAGGCCGGTGACGTCCATACCGTGGCTATCTCCCACGGCGAAGGTCGTTTCGTGGCTACGCCGGAACAGATCCGTGAATTGGCTGCCAAAGGCCAGATTGCGACACAGTACGTCGACCTCTCTGGCAAAGCTACCTATGATAGCGAATACAACCCGAACCAGTCCGTCCTGGCTGTCGAAGGCATTACCAGTCCCGATGGGCGCGTCCTCGGTAAGATGGCACACACAGAACGCTTCAGCGCTGAAGACGTCTTCCAGAACATTGCTGGCAACAAACTCCAGCCGATCTTCAAATCGGGCGTCGAATATTTTAAGTAA
- a CDS encoding 4Fe-4S binding protein produces the protein MEKTHIDQLITPDYFNRKECEGCGCCVSICPYHALSMELCADGVRRPRVDMSKCLRCNRCMDACEIYKCYYIPQKKHEHIGRSSL, from the coding sequence ATGGAAAAAACGCATATTGATCAACTGATTACACCTGATTATTTTAATCGGAAAGAATGTGAAGGCTGCGGCTGCTGTGTCAGCATCTGTCCTTATCATGCTTTATCCATGGAGCTTTGTGCCGACGGTGTCCGGCGGCCCCGCGTCGATATGAGCAAGTGCCTGCGCTGTAACCGCTGTATGGATGCCTGTGAAATCTACAAGTGTTATTACATTCCCCAGAAAAAACATGAGCATATCGGGAGGTCTTCATTATGA